In a genomic window of Streptomyces katrae:
- a CDS encoding cobyric acid synthase, with amino-acid sequence MSGTRRGGGLLVAGTTSDAGKSVVTAGICRWLARQGVKVAPFKAQNMSLNSFVTREGAEIGRAQAMQAQAARVEPTALMNPVLLKPGSDRSSQVVLLGKPVGEMSARGYHGGRQEQLLGIVTDCLEQLRGTYDAVICEGAGSPAEINLRRTDIVNMGIARAARFPVVVVGDIDRGGVFASFFGTTALLSPEDQSLIAGYVVNKFRGDVSLLEPGMEMLRSLTGRATYGVLPFRHGLGIDEEDGLRVSLRGAVRESVVAPPVGEDVLRVAVCAVPLMSNFTDVDALAAEPGVVVRFVDRAEELADADLVVVPGTRGTVKALEWLRERGLADALARRAAEGRPVLGICGGFQALGEHIEDEVESKAGSVSGLGLLPVRVRFAVEKTLARPAGTALGEEVSGYEIHHGVAEVLGGEPFLDGCRVGSVWGTHWHGSLESDGFRRAFLREVAAAAGRRFVPAPDTSFAALREEQLDLLGDLIEEHADTAALLALIESGAPSGLPFLPPGAP; translated from the coding sequence ATGAGCGGCACACGGCGCGGCGGCGGACTGCTGGTCGCGGGGACGACCTCCGACGCGGGCAAGAGCGTCGTCACGGCGGGCATCTGCCGCTGGCTGGCCCGCCAGGGCGTGAAGGTGGCCCCGTTCAAGGCGCAGAACATGTCGCTGAACTCCTTCGTGACCCGCGAGGGCGCCGAGATCGGCCGCGCGCAGGCCATGCAGGCGCAGGCCGCCCGGGTGGAGCCGACCGCCCTGATGAACCCGGTCCTGCTCAAGCCGGGCAGCGACCGCAGCAGCCAGGTGGTGCTGCTGGGCAAGCCGGTGGGCGAGATGAGCGCCCGCGGCTACCACGGCGGGCGGCAGGAACAGCTGCTCGGGATCGTCACGGACTGCCTGGAACAGCTGCGGGGCACGTATGACGCCGTGATCTGCGAAGGGGCGGGCAGTCCGGCCGAGATCAACCTGCGCCGGACGGACATCGTGAACATGGGTATCGCGCGGGCCGCGCGCTTCCCGGTGGTGGTCGTCGGCGACATCGACCGGGGCGGGGTCTTCGCCTCCTTCTTCGGGACGACGGCACTGCTGTCGCCCGAGGACCAGTCGCTGATCGCCGGCTACGTGGTCAACAAGTTCCGCGGTGACGTGTCCCTGCTGGAGCCGGGCATGGAGATGCTGCGGTCCCTCACCGGGCGGGCGACGTACGGCGTGCTGCCGTTCCGGCACGGGCTGGGCATCGACGAGGAGGACGGGCTGCGGGTCTCCCTGCGCGGCGCGGTCCGCGAGTCGGTCGTCGCCCCGCCGGTCGGGGAGGACGTGCTGCGGGTCGCGGTGTGCGCGGTGCCGCTGATGTCGAACTTCACCGACGTGGACGCGCTCGCGGCGGAACCGGGCGTGGTCGTGCGGTTCGTGGACCGGGCCGAGGAACTGGCCGACGCGGACCTGGTCGTCGTACCGGGCACGCGCGGCACGGTGAAGGCGCTGGAGTGGCTGCGGGAGCGGGGGCTGGCCGACGCGCTGGCCCGGCGCGCCGCGGAGGGGCGCCCGGTCCTGGGCATCTGCGGCGGGTTCCAGGCGCTCGGCGAGCACATCGAGGACGAGGTCGAGTCGAAGGCCGGCTCGGTGTCCGGGCTGGGGCTGCTGCCGGTGCGCGTGCGCTTCGCCGTCGAGAAGACCCTGGCCCGGCCGGCCGGTACGGCGCTGGGCGAGGAGGTCTCGGGCTACGAGATCCACCACGGCGTGGCCGAGGTCCTGGGCGGCGAGCCGTTCCTGGACGGCTGCCGGGTGGGATCGGTGTGGGGCACGCACTGGCACGGCTCGCTGGAGTCGGACGGCTTCCGCCGGGCGTTCCTGCGGGAGGTGGCGGCGGCTGCCGGGCGCCGCTTCGTGCCGGCGCCGGACACGTCGTTCGCCGCCCTGCGGGAGGAGCAGCTGGACCTCCTCGGCGACCTGATCGAGGAACACGCCGACACCGCTGCGCTGCTGGCGTTGATCGAGTCCGGCGCCCCGTCCGGGCTCCCGTTCCTCCCCCCGGGCGCCCCGTGA
- the cobO gene encoding cob(I)yrinic acid a,c-diamide adenosyltransferase: MPQGQPTVVPDDGLTTRQRRNRPLVFVHTGPGKGKSTAAFGLALRAWNQGWPIGVFQFVKSAKWKVGEENALKVLGASGEGGSVVWHKMGEGWSWVQRDAQLDNEQAAKEGWEQVKRDLAAETHKLYVLDEFAYPMHWGWIDVDEVIEVLRNRPGTQHVVITGRNAPEKLLEFADLVTEMTKVKHPMDAGQKGQKGIEW, from the coding sequence ATGCCGCAGGGACAGCCGACCGTCGTTCCCGACGACGGGCTCACGACGCGTCAGCGCCGCAACCGTCCGCTCGTCTTCGTCCACACCGGCCCGGGCAAGGGCAAGTCGACGGCGGCGTTCGGGCTGGCCCTGCGCGCCTGGAACCAGGGCTGGCCGATCGGGGTGTTCCAGTTCGTCAAGTCGGCGAAGTGGAAGGTCGGCGAGGAGAACGCGCTGAAGGTGCTGGGCGCCTCCGGTGAGGGCGGCTCCGTCGTCTGGCACAAGATGGGCGAGGGCTGGTCCTGGGTCCAGCGCGACGCGCAGCTCGACAACGAGCAGGCGGCGAAGGAGGGCTGGGAGCAGGTCAAGCGCGACCTGGCCGCCGAGACGCACAAGCTGTACGTACTGGACGAGTTCGCGTACCCGATGCACTGGGGCTGGATCGACGTGGACGAGGTGATCGAGGTGCTCCGGAACCGGCCGGGCACCCAGCACGTGGTCATCACCGGCCGCAACGCCCCCGAAAAGCTGCTGGAGTTCGCGGACCTGGTCACCGAGATGACCAAGGTCAAGCACCCCATGGACGCCGGCCAGAAGGGCCAGAAGGGCATCGAGTGGTGA
- a CDS encoding cobyrinate a,c-diamide synthase: MVTSSSVPRLVVAAPSSGSGKTTVATGLMAAFAERGLAVSPHKAGPDYIDPGYHALATGRPGRNLDAFMCGPELVAPLFAHGAAGCDLAVVEGVMGLYDGAAGRGELASTAQVAKLLRAPVVLVVDASSQSRSVAALVHGFASFDPQVRLGGVILNKVGSDRHEAMLREALEEAGTPVLGVLRRAPQVATPSRHLGLVPVAERRADALEAVAALAEQVRAGCDLDALMALARTAPPLACEAWSPGAAAAGAAVSGAAAAGAAAAGGNGRPVIAVAGGPAFTFSYAEHAELLRAAGAEVVTFDPLRDEALPEGTSGLVIGGGFPEVYAPELSANEPLRAAVAAFAAAGGPVAAECAGLLYLARSLDGKPMCGVLDADARMSERLTLGYREAVAVSDSPLAAAGTRLRGHEFHRTVVEPGAGAAPAWGFTHPERRVEGFVRGGVHASYLHTHWAAQPSVASRFAAAAAAAPPARP, encoded by the coding sequence GTGGTGACCTCGTCCAGCGTGCCGCGGCTGGTCGTCGCCGCGCCGTCCTCCGGCAGCGGCAAGACCACCGTGGCGACGGGCCTGATGGCGGCCTTCGCGGAGCGCGGCCTGGCCGTGTCCCCGCACAAGGCCGGGCCCGACTACATCGACCCCGGCTACCACGCACTGGCCACCGGCCGGCCGGGGCGCAACCTCGACGCGTTCATGTGCGGTCCGGAGCTGGTGGCCCCGTTGTTCGCGCACGGGGCCGCCGGGTGCGACCTTGCGGTGGTCGAAGGCGTGATGGGGCTCTACGACGGGGCCGCGGGGCGGGGCGAGCTGGCGTCGACGGCGCAGGTGGCGAAGCTGCTGCGGGCGCCGGTGGTGCTGGTGGTCGACGCCTCCTCCCAGTCCCGGTCCGTGGCGGCGCTGGTGCACGGCTTCGCCTCGTTCGACCCCCAGGTGCGCCTCGGCGGGGTGATCCTGAACAAGGTGGGCTCGGACCGGCACGAGGCCATGCTCCGGGAGGCCCTGGAGGAGGCCGGGACGCCGGTCCTCGGCGTACTGCGGCGCGCGCCGCAGGTGGCGACCCCGTCCCGGCACCTGGGCCTGGTCCCGGTGGCGGAACGGCGGGCCGACGCGCTGGAGGCGGTGGCCGCGCTGGCGGAGCAGGTCCGCGCGGGCTGCGACCTGGACGCCCTGATGGCGCTGGCGCGCACGGCTCCGCCGCTGGCCTGCGAGGCGTGGTCGCCCGGGGCGGCCGCGGCCGGCGCGGCCGTGTCCGGGGCGGCCGCGGCCGGGGCGGCCGCGGCCGGGGGGAACGGCCGTCCGGTGATCGCCGTCGCGGGAGGCCCCGCGTTCACGTTCTCGTACGCCGAGCACGCCGAGCTGCTGCGCGCCGCCGGTGCGGAGGTGGTCACCTTCGACCCGCTCCGCGACGAGGCGCTTCCCGAGGGCACGAGCGGGCTCGTGATCGGCGGCGGGTTCCCCGAGGTGTACGCCCCGGAGCTGTCGGCGAACGAGCCGCTGCGCGCGGCCGTCGCCGCCTTCGCCGCGGCCGGCGGGCCGGTCGCGGCGGAGTGTGCCGGTCTGCTGTACCTGGCGCGGTCCCTGGACGGGAAGCCCATGTGCGGGGTGCTCGACGCCGACGCCCGGATGTCGGAACGGCTGACGCTCGGCTACCGGGAGGCGGTGGCGGTGTCGGACAGCCCGCTCGCGGCGGCCGGTACCCGGCTGCGGGGCCACGAGTTCCACCGGACGGTGGTCGAGCCGGGTGCCGGGGCGGCCCCGGCCTGGGGGTTCACGCATCCCGAGCGCCGCGTCGAGGGCTTCGTCCGGGGCGGCGTGCACGCCAGCTACCTGCACACGCACTGGGCGGCGCAGCCGTCCGTGGCGTCCCGGTTCGCGGCGGCCGCGGCGGCGGCCCCGCCGGCCCGTCCGTGA
- a CDS encoding ZIP family metal transporter, protein MAVIVALGAFLMTLAGGWTAQRVTDRRHLVLGLAGGLMLGVVGLDLLPEALRAAGEEIFGVPLALLLFVAGFLVAHLVERLLAVRQAAHGGSNGTGHGHDHGARAPQVGLTAAAAMVGHSLADGVALGVAFQVGGGMGVAVALAVITHDFADGFNTYTLTTLYGNARRKALMMLFADAAAPVVGAASTALFTLPEEPLGAYLGFFGGALLYLAAAEILPEAHHEHPALSTLLCTVGGVAGIWLVVGLAD, encoded by the coding sequence ATGGCGGTGATCGTGGCTCTGGGCGCGTTCCTGATGACGCTGGCGGGCGGCTGGACGGCGCAACGCGTCACCGACCGGCGCCACCTGGTCCTCGGCCTGGCCGGCGGGCTGATGCTCGGCGTCGTGGGCCTGGACCTGCTCCCGGAGGCCCTGCGCGCCGCCGGCGAGGAGATCTTCGGGGTTCCGCTCGCCCTGCTGCTCTTCGTCGCGGGGTTCCTCGTCGCCCATCTGGTGGAACGCCTGCTCGCCGTGCGGCAGGCCGCCCACGGCGGGAGCAACGGCACAGGTCACGGGCACGACCACGGGGCCCGCGCCCCGCAGGTCGGGCTCACCGCCGCCGCGGCCATGGTCGGCCACAGCCTCGCCGACGGGGTGGCCCTCGGCGTCGCCTTCCAGGTGGGCGGCGGCATGGGCGTGGCCGTCGCGCTGGCCGTCATCACCCACGACTTCGCCGACGGGTTCAACACGTACACCCTCACCACGCTGTACGGGAACGCCCGCCGCAAGGCGCTGATGATGCTCTTCGCGGACGCCGCGGCACCCGTCGTGGGCGCCGCGTCCACCGCGCTGTTCACCCTTCCGGAGGAACCCCTCGGGGCGTACCTCGGTTTCTTCGGCGGAGCCCTGCTGTACCTGGCGGCCGCCGAGATCCTGCCCGAAGCGCACCACGAACACCCCGCCCTGTCCACGCTGCTGTGCACGGTGGGCGGGGTGGCCGGGATCTGGCTGGTGGTCGGCCTCGCGGACTGA
- the cobC gene encoding Rv2231c family pyridoxal phosphate-dependent protein CobC, with the protein MTRLVVGVGGRAGVSVAEVCALVEETLRGAGLSAGAVTALATVDSKTLEPGIAGAAERFGVPLVGYPAEELARVRVPHPSPAVREAAGTASVAEAAALAGGGELLVPKRRSVAATCAVASAEEHDLRHHGDAEVADAGGALVDLAVNVRSDTPPEWLKQRIAASLGDLAAYPDGRAARAAVARRHGLPVERVLLTAGAAEAFVLIARALDAERPVVVHPQFTEPEAALRDAGHRVERVLLRPEDGFRLDPAAVPEEADLVVVGNPTNPTSVLHPAATLAALARPGRTLVVDEAFMDAVPGEREALAGRTDVPGLVVLRSLTKTWGLAGLRIGYVLAEPEVIAKLAAAQPLWPVSTPALVAAEACVAPEALEEAEAAARRIAVDRAHLLAGLAEFEEVTVSGEAEGPFVLIRVHGAAEVRTRLRALGFAVRRGDTFPGLDASWLRLAVRDRATTGRLLQALDHALALTAP; encoded by the coding sequence GTGACGCGGCTGGTGGTCGGGGTGGGCGGACGCGCGGGGGTTTCCGTCGCGGAGGTCTGCGCGCTGGTCGAGGAGACCCTGCGCGGGGCCGGGCTGTCCGCCGGGGCGGTGACGGCGCTGGCCACGGTGGACTCGAAGACCCTGGAGCCCGGGATCGCGGGTGCGGCGGAACGTTTCGGCGTGCCGTTGGTGGGCTATCCCGCCGAGGAGCTCGCGCGGGTCCGGGTCCCGCACCCTTCGCCGGCCGTGCGCGAGGCGGCCGGGACCGCCTCGGTGGCGGAGGCGGCGGCGCTGGCGGGCGGCGGGGAGCTGCTGGTGCCCAAGCGGCGTTCGGTGGCGGCGACCTGCGCGGTGGCCAGCGCCGAGGAGCACGACCTGCGCCACCACGGGGACGCGGAGGTGGCCGACGCGGGCGGGGCGCTCGTGGACCTCGCGGTGAACGTACGGTCGGACACGCCGCCGGAGTGGCTCAAGCAGCGCATCGCCGCCTCCCTCGGGGACCTCGCGGCCTACCCGGACGGCCGGGCGGCCCGGGCGGCGGTGGCGCGGCGGCACGGGCTGCCGGTCGAGCGGGTCCTGCTGACCGCGGGGGCGGCGGAGGCGTTCGTGCTGATCGCGCGGGCGCTGGACGCCGAGCGGCCGGTGGTGGTGCACCCGCAGTTCACCGAGCCGGAGGCGGCCCTGCGGGACGCCGGGCACCGGGTCGAGCGGGTGCTGCTGCGGCCCGAGGACGGGTTCCGGCTGGACCCGGCGGCGGTGCCGGAGGAGGCGGACCTGGTGGTGGTGGGCAACCCCACCAACCCGACGTCGGTCCTGCACCCGGCGGCGACACTGGCCGCGCTGGCCCGGCCGGGGCGGACCCTGGTGGTGGACGAGGCCTTCATGGACGCCGTCCCGGGCGAACGGGAGGCGCTGGCCGGGCGGACGGACGTGCCGGGCCTGGTGGTGCTGCGGAGCCTGACGAAGACGTGGGGGCTGGCGGGGCTGCGGATCGGCTACGTGCTGGCCGAGCCGGAGGTGATCGCCAAGCTGGCGGCGGCGCAGCCGCTGTGGCCGGTGTCCACGCCGGCGCTGGTGGCGGCAGAGGCCTGTGTGGCGCCGGAGGCGCTGGAGGAGGCGGAGGCTGCGGCCCGGCGGATCGCGGTGGACCGGGCGCACCTGCTGGCGGGGCTGGCGGAGTTCGAGGAGGTCACGGTCTCGGGGGAGGCGGAGGGACCGTTCGTGCTGATCCGCGTCCACGGCGCGGCGGAGGTCCGCACGCGTCTGCGGGCGCTGGGCTTCGCGGTGCGGCGGGGGGACACCTTCCCGGGCCTGGACGCCTCGTGGCTCCGCCTGGCCGTCCGCGACCGAGCGACAACGGGCCGCCTCCTCCAGGCCCTGGACCACGCCCTCGCCCTGACCGCCCCGTGA
- a CDS encoding CapA family protein — protein MRAATRITTALVAVGVIGGGVYAVPRLLDKGAATTEQRLQAKPPGGKAVPGAAPFTLVATGDIIPYPSIIQRAADDAGGTPGDYDFRKILAGVKPIVSAADLAICHHEIPYGKPGGPYTGYPAFKAPHQLADALKDAGYDSCSTASNHSLDDGFDGLSRTLDHLDRVGLKHVGSARRAEEATAPALLSAGGAKVAQLDYTYGTNGIPLPAGKPWAVNLIDQARIIADARAARAAGAHVVVLSVHWGTEWQTAPDQQQKDLAQALTASRGADGLPDIDLIIGTHNHVPQPYEKVNGTWVVYGMGDQIASFYEAEKARGNMSSIPRFTFAPAAAHPGRWEVVKAEYLTQYSDMGPPFRVVCASCAAGDGGEGGASAAKRAEYARVDKEVTAAVTSRGAAGQGLTHATR, from the coding sequence ATGAGGGCGGCAACGCGGATAACCACGGCGCTGGTGGCCGTGGGGGTGATCGGCGGCGGGGTGTACGCGGTACCCCGGCTGCTGGACAAGGGGGCCGCCACCACCGAGCAGCGGCTCCAGGCCAAGCCCCCCGGCGGCAAGGCCGTCCCCGGCGCCGCCCCGTTCACCCTCGTCGCGACGGGCGACATCATCCCGTACCCGTCGATCATCCAGCGGGCCGCGGACGACGCGGGCGGCACGCCCGGCGACTACGACTTCCGCAAGATACTCGCCGGCGTCAAACCTATCGTCTCCGCCGCCGACCTGGCGATATGCCACCACGAGATACCGTACGGAAAGCCCGGCGGCCCCTACACCGGCTACCCCGCCTTCAAGGCCCCGCACCAACTGGCCGACGCCCTCAAGGACGCCGGGTACGACAGTTGCTCCACCGCCTCCAACCACAGCCTCGACGACGGGTTCGACGGGCTCTCCCGCACCCTCGACCACCTCGACCGGGTCGGCCTCAAGCACGTCGGTTCCGCCCGCCGCGCCGAGGAGGCCACGGCCCCGGCGCTGCTCTCGGCCGGCGGGGCGAAGGTCGCCCAGTTGGACTACACCTACGGCACCAACGGCATACCGCTGCCGGCCGGCAAGCCCTGGGCCGTCAACCTGATCGACCAGGCCCGGATCATCGCCGACGCCCGCGCGGCCCGGGCGGCCGGCGCGCACGTCGTCGTCCTCAGCGTCCACTGGGGCACCGAGTGGCAGACCGCCCCCGACCAGCAGCAGAAGGACCTGGCGCAGGCGCTGACCGCCTCGCGCGGGGCCGACGGGCTCCCCGACATCGATCTGATCATCGGCACGCACAACCACGTCCCGCAGCCGTACGAGAAGGTCAACGGCACCTGGGTCGTCTACGGCATGGGCGACCAGATCGCCAGCTTCTACGAGGCCGAGAAGGCGCGCGGCAACATGTCGTCCATCCCCCGCTTCACCTTCGCCCCGGCGGCCGCGCACCCGGGCCGCTGGGAGGTGGTGAAGGCCGAATACCTCACGCAGTACTCCGACATGGGGCCGCCGTTCCGCGTCGTCTGCGCCTCCTGCGCGGCAGGGGACGGAGGCGAAGGCGGGGCGTCGGCCGCCAAGCGGGCCGAGTACGCCCGGGTGGACAAGGAGGTCACCGCGGCCGTGACCTCGCGGGGCGCGGCCGGCCAGGGCCTGACGCACGCGACCCGCTGA
- a CDS encoding SCO1860 family LAETG-anchored protein, with protein MNSNTFRLPAAVLLATGAVALLAAPPALATDGSGGSGGGQGTSGAVVLRTGLDVGLLNKAVDVPLKATLNEVSAPASAEKTALTVTLDGAEQGRPVNVLTADVATAKATADRSGSRAEANLAHARVHVPGLPALSLVEVEKVTSKADCAAGGKPVATSDVLGTVTALGKKVTLTAGGPTKVEVPGVGSVSLELSGTQTTSTTAAAAALRLKVSVNPLNLNVAQVDGEVVLAEAHCESPKTAATPAAKPDAKPDAKQDAKPQTVLASSTQSGNLAETGAGSVTPWVAGGALLLLGVGAGALVLTRRGRSS; from the coding sequence TTGAACAGCAACACCTTCCGCCTGCCCGCGGCCGTCCTGCTCGCCACGGGAGCGGTGGCCCTGCTCGCCGCACCGCCCGCCCTCGCCACGGACGGCAGCGGCGGCAGCGGCGGCGGCCAGGGCACCTCCGGTGCCGTCGTCCTGCGGACCGGACTGGACGTGGGCCTCCTCAACAAGGCCGTGGACGTCCCGCTGAAGGCCACCCTCAACGAGGTCAGCGCCCCGGCCTCGGCCGAGAAGACGGCCCTCACCGTGACCCTCGACGGGGCCGAGCAGGGCCGGCCGGTGAACGTGCTCACGGCGGACGTCGCCACCGCCAAGGCGACCGCCGACCGCAGCGGCTCCCGCGCCGAGGCGAACCTCGCCCACGCCCGCGTCCACGTCCCGGGCCTGCCCGCGCTCTCCCTCGTCGAGGTCGAGAAGGTCACCTCCAAGGCCGACTGCGCGGCGGGCGGGAAGCCGGTCGCCACCTCCGACGTCCTGGGCACCGTCACCGCCCTCGGCAAGAAGGTCACCCTGACCGCAGGCGGTCCCACCAAGGTCGAGGTCCCGGGCGTCGGCTCGGTCTCCCTGGAGCTCTCCGGCACGCAGACCACCTCCACCACCGCCGCGGCGGCCGCGCTCCGCCTCAAGGTGTCGGTGAACCCGCTGAACCTCAACGTGGCCCAGGTCGACGGGGAGGTGGTCCTGGCGGAGGCGCACTGCGAGTCCCCGAAGACGGCCGCGACACCCGCCGCGAAGCCGGACGCGAAGCCGGACGCCAAGCAGGACGCCAAGCCCCAGACCGTCCTGGCGAGCTCCACGCAGAGCGGCAACCTCGCCGAGACCGGGGCCGGTTCGGTCACCCCGTGGGTCGCGGGCGGCGCGCTGCTCCTGCTCGGCGTCGGCGCGGGCGCGCTCGTGCTGACCCGGCGCGGCCGCAGCTCCTGA
- a CDS encoding pyridoxal-phosphate-dependent aminotransferase family protein, whose amino-acid sequence MTHPLLDLPPLTAGRFAAIERGVARLLDTRQDVVITQGEALLPLEGCIRSGARPGSTALNVVTGPYGTTFGNWLRDAGAKVVDLAVPFDTAVSGEQVARALEEHPEIDFVSLVHAEAATGNTNPVAEIGEAVRAHGALFMLDAVASVGAEPLLPDAWGVDLCVIGGQKAMGGPAGVSAVSVSERAWERFAANPAAPRRSYLSLLDWKERWIDGGRKTLLHAPAQLEMLALEACLDRIEEEGLAGVLGRHAAAARATRAGAAALGLAPWVGDPAQAAPVATTLRVPDAARVVAGALAADPSVPLAAGGGALAQEMVRVNHYGPAASPEAVAASLRALASALSLPPEAAVQAASAAW is encoded by the coding sequence GTGACCCACCCCCTGCTGGACCTTCCGCCGCTGACCGCCGGGCGTTTCGCCGCCATCGAGCGGGGCGTCGCACGGCTGCTGGACACCCGGCAGGACGTGGTGATCACCCAGGGCGAGGCGCTGCTGCCGCTGGAGGGCTGCATCCGCTCGGGGGCGCGGCCGGGTTCGACGGCGCTGAACGTCGTCACCGGCCCGTACGGGACCACGTTCGGCAACTGGCTGCGCGACGCGGGGGCGAAGGTGGTGGACCTGGCGGTGCCCTTCGACACGGCGGTGAGCGGGGAGCAGGTGGCCCGCGCCCTGGAGGAGCACCCGGAGATCGACTTCGTCTCGCTGGTGCACGCCGAGGCGGCCACCGGGAACACCAACCCGGTCGCGGAGATCGGCGAGGCCGTACGGGCGCACGGGGCGCTGTTCATGCTGGACGCGGTGGCCTCGGTGGGCGCCGAGCCGTTGCTGCCGGACGCCTGGGGCGTCGACCTGTGCGTGATCGGCGGGCAGAAGGCGATGGGCGGCCCGGCGGGGGTCTCGGCGGTGTCGGTGAGCGAGCGGGCGTGGGAGCGGTTCGCGGCCAACCCGGCCGCGCCCCGGCGCTCGTACCTCTCCCTGCTGGACTGGAAGGAGCGCTGGATAGACGGGGGCCGCAAGACGCTGCTGCACGCCCCGGCGCAGCTGGAGATGCTGGCGCTGGAGGCGTGCCTGGACCGGATCGAGGAGGAGGGCCTGGCGGGCGTCCTCGGCCGGCACGCGGCGGCGGCCCGGGCCACCCGGGCGGGCGCGGCCGCGCTCGGCCTGGCCCCGTGGGTCGGGGACCCGGCGCAGGCGGCCCCGGTGGCGACGACGCTGCGGGTGCCGGACGCCGCGCGCGTGGTGGCCGGGGCCCTGGCCGCGGACCCGTCGGTTCCGCTGGCGGCGGGGGGCGGGGCGCTGGCGCAGGAGATGGTCCGGGTCAACCACTACGGCCCGGCGGCCTCCCCGGAGGCGGTCGCGGCATCCCTGCGCGCCCTGGCGTCGGCCCTGTCACTGCCGCCGGAGGCAGCGGTGCAAGCGGCCTCGGCGGCCTGGTAG
- a CDS encoding aminotransferase class V-fold PLP-dependent enzyme: protein MDLPPLSGLSLACAAEFAHSTTYLNTAGAGVLPRSAVAAVRELAEAAGAGLPAGAGDFDLVERVRASFARLVSVDPRRVAIGSSVATHVGLIAASLPAGAEVLVPERDFASVMNPFVLRGDLKVRFAPLDTLAEAVRPDTALVALSAVQSADGRTADLAAVRAAASAHGARMLVDATQAAGWLPFDASPYEYTVTGGYKWLLGGRGASYLTVSQEAQAGLTPLHAGWVAAESKWDAVYGPMRQLAGDARRFDESAAFLPYYAAEPSLALLERIGVEAVHAHDTALAARYRAGLARLGHEPVPGDAAIVSVPGLAHRQPALGAAGIHTSAREGALRASFHLYNTEADVDRLLDVLAG, encoded by the coding sequence ATGGATCTTCCTCCGCTGTCCGGACTGTCCCTGGCGTGCGCCGCCGAGTTCGCGCACTCCACCACCTACCTCAACACCGCCGGCGCCGGGGTGCTCCCGCGGTCCGCCGTCGCCGCGGTACGGGAGCTGGCCGAAGCCGCCGGAGCCGGACTGCCCGCCGGGGCGGGGGACTTCGACCTCGTCGAGCGGGTGCGGGCCTCCTTCGCCCGGCTGGTGTCCGTCGACCCGCGCCGCGTCGCCATCGGATCGTCCGTCGCCACCCACGTCGGCCTGATCGCGGCGTCCCTGCCCGCCGGTGCCGAAGTCCTCGTGCCCGAGCGGGACTTCGCCTCCGTGATGAACCCCTTCGTGCTGCGCGGCGACCTCAAGGTCCGCTTCGCCCCGCTGGACACCCTCGCCGAAGCCGTCCGCCCGGACACCGCCCTGGTCGCGCTGTCCGCCGTACAGTCCGCCGACGGCCGGACGGCGGACCTCGCCGCCGTCCGCGCGGCGGCCTCCGCGCACGGGGCGCGGATGCTCGTGGACGCCACCCAGGCCGCCGGCTGGCTGCCCTTCGACGCCTCGCCGTACGAGTACACGGTCACCGGCGGCTACAAGTGGCTGCTCGGCGGCCGCGGCGCCTCGTACCTGACCGTCTCGCAGGAGGCCCAGGCCGGGCTGACGCCGCTGCACGCGGGCTGGGTGGCGGCGGAGTCCAAATGGGACGCGGTCTACGGCCCGATGCGGCAACTGGCGGGCGACGCCCGCCGTTTCGACGAGTCCGCGGCCTTCCTCCCGTACTACGCCGCCGAGCCGTCCCTCGCCCTGCTGGAGCGGATCGGCGTCGAGGCCGTCCACGCGCACGACACCGCCCTGGCCGCCCGCTACCGGGCCGGGCTCGCCCGCCTCGGGCACGAGCCCGTCCCCGGGGACGCCGCCATCGTCTCCGTCCCGGGCCTGGCCCACCGGCAGCCCGCCCTGGGCGCCGCCGGGATCCACACCTCCGCCCGCGAGGGAGCCCTGCGGGCCTCGTTCCACCTCTACAACACCGAGGCGGACGTGGACCGCCTGCTGGACGTACTGGCCGGCTGA
- a CDS encoding DsbA family oxidoreductase: MRVEIWSDIACPWCYIGKARFTKGLAEFAHRDEVEVVYRSFELDPHSAKGVTAPVLEMLARKYGRTLEEARGMEEHVAASARAEGLEYRTDGRDHGNTFDIHRLLHLAAARGRQVELLDLAFRANFAEERSVFDAEVLLALAVEAGLDEAEARAVLADDSAYAAEVRADEREAAELGANAVPFFVLDRRYGISGGQPAEVFTKALEQAWAGRELPESAPGAEACEPDGSCAVPQV; encoded by the coding sequence ATGCGCGTCGAGATCTGGAGCGACATCGCCTGCCCCTGGTGCTACATCGGCAAGGCCCGTTTCACGAAGGGCCTGGCCGAGTTCGCGCACCGCGACGAGGTGGAGGTCGTCTACCGTTCCTTCGAACTCGACCCCCACAGCGCCAAGGGCGTGACCGCCCCCGTCCTGGAGATGCTGGCCCGCAAGTACGGCCGCACCCTCGAGGAAGCCCGCGGCATGGAGGAGCACGTCGCCGCGAGCGCCCGCGCCGAGGGGCTGGAGTACCGGACCGACGGCCGTGACCACGGCAACACCTTCGACATCCACCGCCTCCTCCACCTGGCCGCTGCCCGCGGCCGCCAGGTGGAGCTCCTCGACCTCGCCTTCCGGGCGAACTTCGCCGAGGAGCGGTCGGTGTTCGACGCGGAGGTGCTGCTCGCCCTCGCGGTGGAGGCCGGGCTGGACGAGGCGGAGGCCCGCGCGGTCCTCGCCGACGACTCCGCCTACGCCGCCGAGGTCCGCGCGGACGAGCGCGAGGCGGCCGAACTGGGCGCCAACGCCGTCCCGTTCTTCGTCCTCGACCGCCGCTACGGCATCTCCGGCGGGCAGCCCGCCGAGGTGTTCACCAAGGCCCTGGAGCAGGCCTGGGCCGGCCGAGAGCTCCCCGAATCGGCCCCCGGCGCGGAGGCCTGCGAGCCGGACGGCTCCTGCGCCGTCCCCCAGGTCTGA